The region CAAATATTTTTTCATCTAATGTTAATGGATAAATTTTTGAGAATACAATAGCAGGAAGAGAAAAATATATTATAAACTCAATTAATTGTTTTGAATTATCGTGAAAAACTAGTTTAAATAAATAACCTAGAAGAAGATATATTGCAATTGGTAAAACTGGATCTAACATAATAGCCTTTTTGTAATTATATTTAATATTATCTTGTAAAGTTATTATGTATACTTTTACAATGAGAATAATTAAATTAAATGAAATTGATTCAACACATAGATATTTGAAAGATTATATAAAAAATAATTCTTTTTCACAAACACTTTGTATACAAACAGATAATCAAACTAATGGAATAGGAAGTCGAGGAAATTCTTGGCAGGGAACAAAAGGTAATTTATTTTTTTCTTTTGTTATATCTAAAAATGATTTACCAAATGATTTACCAATTCAAAGTGCATCAATATATTTTTCTTATCTATTAAAACAAGTTTTAAAAGAAAATAAATCAAATGTATGGTTAAAATGGCCAAATGATTTTTATATTAATGATAAGAAAATTGGTGGAACAATTACAACAATTTCTAATGATTTAATTTATTGTGGAATTGGATTAAATTTAATATCTGTAAGTGAAGATTTTGGTAAGTTAGATATAAATATAAATTCAAATAAAATTTTAGAATTATACTTCGATAAATTAGAAAGAAAATATTCATGGAAGCAAGTTTTTAGCGATTTTAAGATAGAATTCGAAAACAGTAAAAAGTACCAAGCTAGCATTGATAATCAAAAAGTTTCATTAGAAAATGCGATATTAAATGAAGATGGGTCAATAGAAGTCAACAATAAAAAGGTATTCAGTTTAAGATGACAGAAATTATAGCAATAGCTAATCAAAAAGGTGGAGTAGGTAAAACTACTACTGCTGTTAATTTAAGTGCTGCACTAGCGTTAGAAGGTAAGAGGGTATTACTAATTGATGCTGATCCTCAAGCTAATGCAACAACATCTCTAGGTTTCCATAGGGATACTTATGAGTACAATATTTATCATGTAATGTTAGGAACTAAAGAGTTAAATGAAATTATTCTAGATTCAGAAATTGAAAACTTAAAAGTTGCACCATCGAATATTGGACTAGTAGGAATTGAAAAAGAGTTTTATAAAAATACAAAAGAGAGAGAATTAGTCCTAAAAAGGAAAATCGATCCAATTAAAAAAGATTTTGATTATATTATTATTGATTCACCTCCTGCTCTTGGACCAATTACAATTAATACATTAAGTGCTTCAAATTCTGTACTTATTCCAATCCAATGTGAGTTTTTTGCATTAGAAGGTTTAGCACAATTATTAAGTACTATTAAATTGGTAAAACAAACAATAAATAAAACTTTACAAATAAGAGGTTTCCTTCCTACAATGTATTCTTCACAGAATAATTTATCAAAACAAGTGTTCGCAGATTTAGCACAGCATTTTGAAAATAAATTATTTAAAATAGATGAAAGTTCATATGTAGTAATTCCCCGAAATGTTAAACTTGCAGAAAGTCCAAGTTTTGGGAAACCAATTATGTTATATGATGCAAGTGCAAGTGGTACTAAGGCGTATATAAATCTTGCTCGTGCAATTACTGCATAGTTTATAAAATTAAAATTAATATTACAACTAGGAAAACTCATGGCATTAGGTAGAGGATTAGGAGAGTTATTAGGTGAAGTAGAATCAGCTTATGGAAATAATAATAAATATGATTATACTTCAAAAGTAATAGATTTAGATGTGTCTTTAATACAAGCTAACCCAAATCAACCCCGAAAAATATTTGATGAAGAAAAACTAGAAGAATTAAGTTCTTCTATTCTTGAACATGGTTTATTACAACCAATTACAGTAATTCCAAATGATGATGATACTTTTACTTTAGTTTCAGGGGAAAGAAGATTAAGAGCTCATAAATTAGCAAATCTAGAAACTGTAAAATCTATTGTTTTAGATATTGATACTTTTAAATTAAGAGAATATGCATTAATTGAAAATATTCAAAGAGATGATTTAAATATTGTTGAATTAGCATATTCATATGCTCAGTTAATAAATGAACATAATATTACACATGAAGAATTATCAAAAAAAGTTTTTAAAAGCAGAACCTCAATAACAAACACTTTAAGATTGTTACAATTAGACTCATACGTACAGCAGTTTCTTGCAAATAATAAGATTACTGCAGGGCATGCTAAAATTATGTTAGGTTTAAGCTCAAATGAACAGAAAATGGTATGTGATTCTATAATTGGACAGAAGTTGTCAGTTAGAGAGACAGAGAAGCTTGTAAAAGAGTTAAAAGAAAAGAATAACCCTAAAGTTAAGAAAAGCAATAAAAAGGCTAATTTTGATTTTAAACCATTAAGTAATGTATTATCAAAACTTCAATCAAATAACCTAAAAGTCAAGGCTGAGAAGAATTATTTTAAAATAGAAATAAATTCACAAGATGATATTGAAAAGATTTCGTCTTACTTTAAGTTACAATAGTAACAAAATCTAAAAATTTATAATCTAATTTTTTCCTTTAATAAAATTTTATAGTTAACTTTGCTAAAATATATAAGTTTTAGTTAAACTAAACTGTAAAAAATATGGAGGAATGAATGTTAGACATAAGTCCTGTATTATTGCTTAGCTCTGGTGTGATCTTTCTTTTAGTTCTTGCTAGACTGAACAGCTGTCTATTCAAACCATTACTTAAGCATATGGATGAAAGAGCAGCTTCTATTTCTCAAGATTTAGAAGATGCAAAATCAAACGGTGCTAATGTTGATGGAATGATTGCCGAAGCAAACAATGTGATTGCTCAAGCAAAAAAAGAAGCAGCTATTATTAGAGAACAAGCATATAAGGAAGCCAAAGAGAGTGCTGATGCAAAACTTGCAAGTGCTAAATCTGATTTAGAAGCAAAATCTTCGGAATTTGCTAAAAACTTACAAGATGAAACTAAAGCTCTAAGAGATTCTTTAGTATCTACTATGCCTCAATTTAATGAGAGCCTAAAAGCTAAGCTTAGCTCAATTTAAAGGGAAATGGAAATATGAAAAGAATTTTATTACTTGGATTCGCTTTAGCCCCTCTTGCATTATTTGCAAGTAGCGAAGGTGCGGTTGAAACAGATATTGTTCAAAGAACCGTTAACTTTATAATATTTGCTGGAATTTTATGGTATTTACTTGCCGATAAAATTAAAGCATATTTTGCTGAAAGATCTTTATCTATTCAAGCAGAACTTGATAAAGTACAAGATACTTTAAAAGCTTCTGAAGATAAAGTAAATGAAGCTAAAAAACAATTAGAAGATGCGAATAAAATTGCAGCAGAAATTGTTGAAAATGCAAAAAAAGATATAGATTCTGTTAAAGAAAAAGTATCTGTAGCTGTTAATGCTGATATTGTTAATCTAGAAAAAAATTTAGAAGAGATGATAAAAGTTGAAACGTCAAAAGCTAAGAAAGAAGTTGTTAGAGAAGTTCTTGAAGAGTTATTAAAATCTGATAATATCAAATTATCTCAAGATGAGTTAGTTAATATTGTTTTAAAAAAGGTAGCTTAATATGAATGATTTAGTAGCAAAAAAATATGTTAAAGCTTTAGTTGATGGAAGAGAAGCTAAAAATATTACTTTAATTAGTAATAATTTAAATAGTATTTCTACAGCATTTTCTAATGCAAAATTTAATTCGATTATGTCTTCTCCTGAAGTAAAAGATAGTAAAAAAGTTGAATTAGTTCTTTCTCTTGTAGGAAAAGCTGATAAAACTTTAACAAATTTTGTTAAATTACTTGGTGAAAAAAGAAGATTAGAATTATTACCATTTATTGCAGATGAACTTAATGTTCAAATAGCAAAAATGAATAATACTTATGTTGGTGTTGTTTATACAAATAAAGAACTTAGTTCTGATTATGTATCTTCAATTGAAAACCAATTTAGTAAAAAATTTGATGTTAAATTATCATTATCTCAAGATGTTTGTGATTATGATGGTATTAAAGTAGATATTGATGGATTAGGTGTTGAAATTTCTTTCTCGAAAGAGAGATTAAAATCACAAATGATTGATCATATTTTAAAAGCAGTTTAGAACTTAACAAAGGAGAAATTGAATGGGTACAAAAATTCAAGCTGATGAAATCAGTTCGATCATAAAAGAAAGAATTGATAACTTTGAATTAAACGTAGATGTAAATGAAACTGGTAAAATCATCTCTTATGCAGATGGTGTTGCACAAATTTATGGTCTAAAAAATGTTATGGCTGGTGAGATTGTTGAGTTTGAAAATGGAGACAAAGGTCTTACATTAAACTTAGAAGAATCTTCAGTTGGTGTTGTTGTTCTTGGTAGAGGTAATGGTTTAAGAGAAGGAAGTTCTTGTAAAAGACTTGGTTCTTTATTATCTACTCCTGTAGGTGCAGCAATGGCTGGTAGAGTTGTTAATGCAATTGGTGAACCAATTGATGGAAAAGGTGCAATTGAATCAACTGAAGATAGATTAGTTGAAGAAAAAGCTCCTGGAATTATGGCTAGAAAATCAGTTCATGAACCATTACAAACTGGTATTAAAGCAATTGATGCACTTGTTCCAATTGGAAGAGGTCAAAGAGAGCTTATTATTGGTGATAGACAAACTGGTAAAACTACAGTTGCTATTGATACTATTCTTAACCAAAAAGGTGAGAATGTTCAATGTATCTATGTTGCAATTGGTCAAAAAGCATCAACTGTTGCATCTGTTGTAAGAACATTAGAAGAAGCTGGAGCAATGGAATATACTACTATTGTAAACGCTGGAGCTGCTGATTCTGCTGCATTACAATTTTTAGCACCATATACAGGTGTTACTATTGGTGAATTCTTCAGAGATAATGGTCAACATGCATTAATCGTTTATGATGACTTAACTAAACATGCCGTAGCTTATAGAGAAATGTCTTTATTATTACGAAGACCTCCAGGTCGAGAAGCATTCCCAGGGGATGTATTTTACCTTCACTCAAGATTACTTGAAAGAGCTGCTAAAATGTCAGATGAAAATGGTGCTGGTTCTATGACTGCATTACCAATCATTGAAACACAAGCAGGGGATGTTGCAGCATATATTCCAACAAATGTAATTTCTATTACAGATGGTCAAATTTTCTTAGAAACTAACCTATTTAACTCAGGGATTAGACCTGCAATTAATGTAGGTTTATCAGTTTCAAGAGTTGGTGGAGCTGCACAAATTAAAGCTACTAAGCAAGTTGCTGGTACTTTAAAATTATCTTTAGCACAATTTAGAGAATTAGAAGCATTTGCACAATTTGCATCAGATCTTGATGAAGCTACAAGAAAAGAACTTGAACTTGGTCAAAGAATGGTTGAAGTACTTAAACAAGGTGTAAGTTCACCTTTAGTAATTCAAAAACAAATTGTAATTCTTTACGCTGGTGTAAAAGGTTACTTAAATGATGTTGCTGTTGGTGACGTTGTTAGATTTGAAGCTGAATTACATGCATTCTTTGAACAAAAATATACTAATATTTTAGATGCAATTAAAGCTAAGAAAAAGCTTGATGATGAAACTGAAGCAGAATTAAAAGCTGCATTAGAAGAGTTTAAAACTATTTTTAG is a window of Poseidonibacter antarcticus DNA encoding:
- a CDS encoding biotin--[acetyl-CoA-carboxylase] ligase, with translation MRIIKLNEIDSTHRYLKDYIKNNSFSQTLCIQTDNQTNGIGSRGNSWQGTKGNLFFSFVISKNDLPNDLPIQSASIYFSYLLKQVLKENKSNVWLKWPNDFYINDKKIGGTITTISNDLIYCGIGLNLISVSEDFGKLDININSNKILELYFDKLERKYSWKQVFSDFKIEFENSKKYQASIDNQKVSLENAILNEDGSIEVNNKKVFSLR
- a CDS encoding ParA family protein, which produces MTEIIAIANQKGGVGKTTTAVNLSAALALEGKRVLLIDADPQANATTSLGFHRDTYEYNIYHVMLGTKELNEIILDSEIENLKVAPSNIGLVGIEKEFYKNTKERELVLKRKIDPIKKDFDYIIIDSPPALGPITINTLSASNSVLIPIQCEFFALEGLAQLLSTIKLVKQTINKTLQIRGFLPTMYSSQNNLSKQVFADLAQHFENKLFKIDESSYVVIPRNVKLAESPSFGKPIMLYDASASGTKAYINLARAITA
- a CDS encoding ParB/RepB/Spo0J family partition protein, whose translation is MALGRGLGELLGEVESAYGNNNKYDYTSKVIDLDVSLIQANPNQPRKIFDEEKLEELSSSILEHGLLQPITVIPNDDDTFTLVSGERRLRAHKLANLETVKSIVLDIDTFKLREYALIENIQRDDLNIVELAYSYAQLINEHNITHEELSKKVFKSRTSITNTLRLLQLDSYVQQFLANNKITAGHAKIMLGLSSNEQKMVCDSIIGQKLSVRETEKLVKELKEKNNPKVKKSNKKANFDFKPLSNVLSKLQSNNLKVKAEKNYFKIEINSQDDIEKISSYFKLQ
- a CDS encoding F0F1 ATP synthase subunit B family protein, with protein sequence MLDISPVLLLSSGVIFLLVLARLNSCLFKPLLKHMDERAASISQDLEDAKSNGANVDGMIAEANNVIAQAKKEAAIIREQAYKEAKESADAKLASAKSDLEAKSSEFAKNLQDETKALRDSLVSTMPQFNESLKAKLSSI
- a CDS encoding F0F1 ATP synthase subunit B, which gives rise to MKRILLLGFALAPLALFASSEGAVETDIVQRTVNFIIFAGILWYLLADKIKAYFAERSLSIQAELDKVQDTLKASEDKVNEAKKQLEDANKIAAEIVENAKKDIDSVKEKVSVAVNADIVNLEKNLEEMIKVETSKAKKEVVREVLEELLKSDNIKLSQDELVNIVLKKVA
- a CDS encoding F0F1 ATP synthase subunit delta; translation: MNDLVAKKYVKALVDGREAKNITLISNNLNSISTAFSNAKFNSIMSSPEVKDSKKVELVLSLVGKADKTLTNFVKLLGEKRRLELLPFIADELNVQIAKMNNTYVGVVYTNKELSSDYVSSIENQFSKKFDVKLSLSQDVCDYDGIKVDIDGLGVEISFSKERLKSQMIDHILKAV
- the atpA gene encoding F0F1 ATP synthase subunit alpha, which translates into the protein MGTKIQADEISSIIKERIDNFELNVDVNETGKIISYADGVAQIYGLKNVMAGEIVEFENGDKGLTLNLEESSVGVVVLGRGNGLREGSSCKRLGSLLSTPVGAAMAGRVVNAIGEPIDGKGAIESTEDRLVEEKAPGIMARKSVHEPLQTGIKAIDALVPIGRGQRELIIGDRQTGKTTVAIDTILNQKGENVQCIYVAIGQKASTVASVVRTLEEAGAMEYTTIVNAGAADSAALQFLAPYTGVTIGEFFRDNGQHALIVYDDLTKHAVAYREMSLLLRRPPGREAFPGDVFYLHSRLLERAAKMSDENGAGSMTALPIIETQAGDVAAYIPTNVISITDGQIFLETNLFNSGIRPAINVGLSVSRVGGAAQIKATKQVAGTLKLSLAQFRELEAFAQFASDLDEATRKELELGQRMVEVLKQGVSSPLVIQKQIVILYAGVKGYLNDVAVGDVVRFEAELHAFFEQKYTNILDAIKAKKKLDDETEAELKAALEEFKTIFSAN